One genomic region from Actinocatenispora thailandica encodes:
- a CDS encoding AMP-binding protein, with amino-acid sequence MPARYVTDLFDALHAHGDTTALVAGDRSWSFAELRTDAYRTARALVDLGVGPGDGLLLLAGNTPDALVVRLAGYLLGLRFTHVHLGPTTQSVPHIVADAAPALVVAADAGLPLLDGSAPGDRTRGARVVPLRRLAALAASEPGDPLPIAAAEGDIARISYTGGTTGLPKGVPTTYAALHAAARSALAGAAAAREELADRTAHARFLAVTPIAHVAGDMALMMLTLGVTVETYDFEPGAMLASLAALRGGVALTYLYPALLGQLLDHPDRPRTDTSALSFVVYGSAPIAPARLRAAIDAFGPVFQQGYASTEAPAITALTVADHVRGLDDRPELLASAGRPLPGVEVTIRDAAGTVLPGGEIGEVCVRSASVMPGYWHRPAETAAVLRDGWLHTGDLGRFDDDGYLYLVGRAREMIIVGGWNCYAAPIEAALTEHPAVRAASVLGVPDETTGEAIVAYLVADSPVPVDELRTAVTARLPEINVPSRIEYLDALPLTPLGKPDKNALHARSH; translated from the coding sequence ATGCCCGCGCGCTACGTCACCGACCTGTTCGACGCACTGCACGCGCACGGCGACACCACCGCCCTCGTCGCGGGCGACCGGTCCTGGAGCTTCGCCGAGCTGCGCACCGACGCGTACCGGACGGCCCGCGCACTGGTCGACCTCGGCGTCGGGCCCGGCGACGGCCTGCTGCTGCTCGCCGGCAACACGCCGGACGCGCTCGTCGTCCGGCTCGCCGGGTACCTGCTGGGGCTGCGGTTCACCCACGTGCACCTGGGACCGACCACCCAGTCGGTGCCGCACATCGTGGCCGACGCGGCACCGGCGCTCGTCGTCGCAGCGGACGCCGGCCTCCCGCTGCTCGACGGTTCCGCGCCGGGCGACCGGACGCGCGGGGCGCGGGTGGTGCCCCTCCGGCGGCTGGCGGCGTTGGCGGCCAGCGAGCCGGGCGATCCGCTGCCGATCGCCGCGGCGGAGGGCGACATCGCGCGGATCTCGTACACCGGCGGTACCACCGGGCTGCCGAAGGGCGTGCCCACCACGTACGCGGCGCTGCACGCCGCGGCGCGCTCGGCGCTGGCCGGCGCCGCCGCGGCCCGGGAGGAGCTGGCCGATCGGACAGCGCACGCGCGATTCCTTGCCGTGACGCCTATCGCGCACGTGGCCGGCGACATGGCGCTGATGATGTTGACGCTCGGCGTCACCGTCGAGACGTACGACTTCGAGCCCGGCGCGATGCTCGCCTCGCTCGCCGCGCTGCGCGGAGGTGTCGCCCTGACCTACCTGTATCCGGCCCTGCTGGGGCAACTCCTGGACCATCCGGACCGCCCGCGCACCGACACCAGCGCGCTGTCGTTCGTGGTGTACGGCAGCGCGCCGATCGCGCCGGCCCGGCTGCGGGCCGCCATCGACGCGTTCGGCCCGGTCTTCCAGCAGGGGTACGCGTCGACCGAGGCGCCGGCGATCACCGCCCTCACCGTCGCCGACCACGTTCGCGGCCTGGACGACCGGCCGGAACTGCTCGCCTCCGCCGGCAGACCGCTACCCGGTGTCGAGGTGACGATCCGGGACGCCGCCGGCACCGTGTTGCCGGGCGGCGAGATCGGCGAGGTCTGCGTCCGCTCCGCCTCGGTCATGCCCGGCTACTGGCACCGGCCGGCCGAGACCGCCGCGGTGCTGCGGGACGGCTGGCTGCACACCGGCGATCTGGGCCGGTTCGACGACGACGGCTACCTCTACCTGGTCGGCCGGGCCCGCGAGATGATCATCGTCGGCGGCTGGAACTGTTACGCCGCACCGATCGAGGCCGCGTTGACCGAACATCCGGCGGTACGCGCGGCATCCGTGCTCGGTGTTCCGGACGAGACGACCGGCGAGGCGATCGTCGCCTACCTGGTCGCGGACTCCCCGGTACCGGTGGACGAGCTGCGCACGGCGGTGACCGCGCGGCTGCCGGAGATCAACGTACCGAGCCGGATCGAGTACCTCGACGCGCTCCCGCTCACCCCGCTCGGCAAGCCCGACAAGAACGCCCTGCACGCCCGGTCGCACTGA
- a CDS encoding ABC transporter permease — protein sequence MTVAPASGPRLFNPTIAGITLRGLLGRRRSLLLIPLPLVLIALSLLVRSGDVATRDALQVVVSGLGVAVILPLTALIIGTSVLGSEIDDGTIVHILAKPVARREIILTKYLIAAVVSGLVAGVSLLIAGTIVASVSVGIGFGLAGLIGAFVYSALFVLASLVIRRAVLVGLAYILLWEGLLGNVLDGTKVLSVQKYVSEFAATFSGSSLLHGPMSLVLAIVMSVVLTVGALVISVDRLRSFSMAGETS from the coding sequence ATGACGGTGGCGCCGGCCAGCGGGCCGCGCCTGTTCAACCCGACGATCGCCGGCATCACCCTGCGCGGCCTGCTCGGCCGGCGCCGGTCGCTGCTGCTGATCCCGCTGCCGCTGGTGCTGATCGCGCTGTCGCTGCTGGTCCGCAGCGGTGACGTGGCCACCCGCGATGCGCTGCAGGTGGTGGTCAGCGGTCTCGGCGTGGCAGTGATCCTGCCGCTGACCGCACTGATCATCGGGACCAGCGTGCTCGGCTCGGAGATCGACGACGGCACGATCGTGCACATCCTGGCCAAACCGGTGGCCCGGCGCGAGATCATCCTGACGAAGTACCTGATCGCGGCGGTGGTCTCCGGCCTGGTCGCGGGAGTGTCGCTGCTGATCGCCGGCACCATCGTCGCGTCGGTGTCGGTCGGCATCGGCTTCGGCCTCGCCGGGCTGATCGGCGCGTTCGTCTACTCCGCGCTGTTCGTGCTGGCGAGCCTGGTGATCCGGCGCGCGGTGCTGGTCGGCCTGGCGTACATCCTGCTGTGGGAGGGGCTGCTGGGCAACGTGCTGGACGGCACCAAGGTGCTGTCGGTGCAGAAGTACGTCTCCGAGTTCGCCGCGACGTTCTCCGGCAGTTCGCTGCTGCACGGCCCGATGTCGCTGGTCCTGGCGATCGTGATGTCGGTGGTGCTCACCGTCGGCGCGCTGGTCATCTCCGTCGACCGGCTCCGCTCCTTCTCGATGGCCGGCGAAACCAGCTGA
- a CDS encoding TetR/AcrR family transcriptional regulator has product MTADEPPPPRHGRPREDGAPRHGRPREESAAPRGRPRKEEAVRRGRPREDEAVRRGRPRKDEATLTERVVLDAGLRLMAADGLDAVTMRRLAAELGVRAASLYRYVRNKDELLDALADELFADLDLTRYVRDDWRAALTAMAGALRRHLLARRDSARLIAGRFTTGPNGLRNIEALLAVLRAAGLPDRDAAFTAYAWVTALFGFVAAEQNRLSAEVAAGTAPREYLDGLAGRLRAMPPERYPNVVALAGDLTAPDLAARFDFAMDRFLAGIAVLVPADPPVDHGVIGAENALRGR; this is encoded by the coding sequence GTGACCGCGGACGAACCGCCGCCGCCGCGGCACGGCCGGCCGCGTGAGGACGGCGCGCCGCGGCACGGCCGGCCGCGCGAGGAGTCGGCTGCGCCGCGCGGCCGGCCGCGCAAGGAGGAGGCGGTGCGGCGCGGCCGGCCGCGTGAGGACGAGGCGGTGCGGCGTGGGCGGCCGCGCAAGGACGAGGCCACCCTGACCGAACGTGTCGTGCTCGACGCCGGCCTGCGCCTGATGGCGGCCGACGGCCTGGATGCGGTCACCATGCGCCGGCTCGCGGCCGAGCTCGGGGTGCGCGCCGCTTCGCTCTACCGGTACGTGCGGAACAAGGACGAACTGCTCGACGCGCTCGCCGACGAACTGTTCGCCGACCTCGACCTGACCCGGTACGTCCGGGACGACTGGCGAGCCGCGCTGACCGCGATGGCCGGCGCGCTGCGCCGGCACCTGCTCGCCCGGCGGGACTCCGCGCGGCTGATCGCCGGCCGGTTCACCACCGGCCCGAACGGGTTGCGCAACATCGAGGCGTTGCTGGCCGTGCTGCGGGCCGCCGGCCTGCCCGACCGCGACGCCGCGTTCACCGCGTACGCCTGGGTCACCGCGCTGTTCGGTTTCGTCGCGGCGGAGCAGAACCGGCTGTCCGCCGAGGTCGCCGCCGGGACGGCGCCCCGCGAGTACCTGGACGGGCTGGCCGGCCGGCTGCGCGCGATGCCGCCGGAGCGCTACCCGAACGTGGTCGCGCTCGCCGGTGATCTGACCGCCCCGGACCTCGCCGCCCGCTTCGACTTCGCGATGGACCGCTTCCTCGCCGGTATCGCCGTCCTCGTCCCCGCCGACCCACCCGTTGATCATGGCGTTATCGGGGCGGAAAACGCTCTCCGAGGTAGATAA
- a CDS encoding GntR family transcriptional regulator gives MWEQVLRILRERISDGTYPVRLPGELALAQELGVARQTLRRAIAVLVDEGVVTVVRNKGVYVKK, from the coding sequence GTGTGGGAACAGGTGTTGCGGATCCTGCGGGAGCGCATCTCCGACGGGACCTACCCGGTACGGCTGCCCGGTGAGCTGGCGCTGGCTCAGGAACTCGGCGTGGCCAGGCAGACGCTCCGGCGCGCGATCGCGGTCCTGGTCGACGAGGGCGTCGTCACCGTCGTGCGGAACAAAGGCGTCTACGTGAAGAAGTGA